The following coding sequences are from one Leishmania braziliensis MHOM/BR/75/M2904 complete genome, chromosome 36 window:
- a CDS encoding similarity to endo-1-like protein, with product MSSEDPNRCCPTEKGPAKCDYTPVGGDFYMVGPHNSKAGVVVVSDIFGMLANSKRLADMLAEQGYLVVMPDFFGAQAWPVSEWPADFESARWIQHKAKISNFDTFAPRMENAIALLRQMGCAKVGVIGMCWGANLTFMMAAQGKIDAAATAHPVNLTSDNVKAAKVPVLVMPSKDEPPMDEVEAAIDAHSVAPHVYVRFGSLPHGFFGARYDPDAYTPEERKDVETARGLLVDFFSKSLH from the coding sequence ATGTCCTCTGAGGACCCGAACCGCTGCTGTCCCACCGAAAAGGGCCCTGCCAAGTGCGACTACACCCCTGTTGGCGGTGACTTCTACATGGTGGGTCCTCACAACAGCAAGGCTGGCGTTGTGGTCGTGAGCGACATCTTCGGCATGTTGGCCAACTCgaagcgcctggcggacATGCTAGCTGAGCAAGGCTACCTTGTTGTCATGCCAGACTTCTTTGGAGCACAGGCATGGCCCGTGTCAGAATGGCCGGCCGACTTCGAGTCGGCGCGCTGGATCCAGCACAAAGCGAAAATCTCGAATTTTGACACGTTTGCGCCTCGCATGGAAAATGCGATTGCGTTGCTGCGCCAAATGGGATGTGCAAAGGTTGGCGTCATTGGCATGTGTTGGGGGGCGAACCTGACGTTCATGATGGCGGCACAAGGCAAGAtcgacgccgctgccacggcgcACCCGGTCAACTTGACTTCTGACAACGTGAAGGCAGCGAAGGTGCCGGTGCTGGTGATGCCGTCAAAGGATGAGCCTCCCATGGACGAGGTCGAAGCCGCCATCGATGCCCACTCGGTGGCGCCGCACGTGTACGTGCGCTTTGGATCTCTGCCGCACGGTTTCTTTGGTGCCCGCTACGACCCTGACGCGTACACGCCTGAGGAAAGGAAGGATGTGGAGACGGCCCGTGGACTCCTGGTGGACTTCTTCAGCAAGTCACTCCATTAA
- a CDS encoding putative protein-l-isoaspartate o-methyltransferase translates to MAWRCSSTTNAGMVSALQREGLLKTPEVIEVMRRVDRGWFVHNCKEAYSDQPLPIGFGVTISAPHMHAMMLELVNSSVLCRRNPNQDYRQPLRLLDIGSGSGYITAAFAALCETTRRDGVPLLFEVIGVEHVQELQEQSKRVIESHFPEWIREHRVKVLHGDGRRPRSIAGVCADKDADFDVIHVGASAPKALVPEYLHLLRCGGTLVIPVGGPTEVQELQVFTKDAEGGVKMQHACHVRFVPLTSIHAQLDGDVEMHT, encoded by the coding sequence AtggcgtggcgctgctcgtCCACGACGAATGCGGGAATGGTGAGTGCACTGCAGCGCGAGGGCCTCCTCAAGACCCCCGAAGTGATCGAAGTGATGCGCCGCGTGGACCGTGGCTGGTTTGTGCACAACTGTAAGGAGGCGTACAGCGACCAGCCTCTGCCCATCGGCTTCGGTGTCACTATCAGTGCTCCACACATGCATGCTATGATGTTGGAGCTTGTGAACTCGTCTGTGCTATGCCGCCGGAACCCGAACCAAGACTATcgccagccgctgcggctgctggacATCGGTAGTGGTAGCGGCTACATCACGGCAGCCTTTGCGGCGTTGTGTGAGACGACTCGGCGAGACGGTGTGCCGCTGTTGTTTGAGGTGATTGGTGTCGAGCACGTGCAGGAGCTCCAGGAGCAATCCAAGCGTGTCATCGAGTCGCACTTTCCCGAATGGATCCGCGAGCATCGCGTCAAGGTTCTACACGGTGACGGGCGAAGGCCTCGGTCCATTGCGGGCGTCTGTGCGGATAAAGACGCCGACTTCGACGTCATTCACGTCGGGGCTTCCGCGCCGAAGGCTCTTGTTCCCGAGTACTTGCACCTTCTccggtgcggcggcaccCTTGTGATTCCCGTTGGTGGCCCGACGGAGGTGCAGGAGTTACAGGTGTTCACAAAGGACGCTGAAGGCGGTGTCAAGATGCAGCACGCGTGCCACGTGCGGTTTGTGCCACTGACATCGATACATGCCCAGCTGGATGGCGATGTGGAGATGCACACGTAA
- a CDS encoding putative ubiquitin fusion degradation protein, giving the protein MAALPQSYETRLVAVSASSVNQQRINYGSRVLLPSSVLDDLCRMTMVYPLQFEIITPSKKRVYAAVLEFNAQAGSVVLPDWMFQHLGLRGTMVVKVQSCSLPPGSLVKLRPHQKALVMFENPRNLLELRLAQYPVLTKGTTIVISYVDREFQLDLVEIIDMKQQL; this is encoded by the coding sequence ATGGCTGCACTTCCGCAGTCCTACGAGACgcggctggtggcggtgtccGCCTCCAGCGTCAACCAGCAGCGCATTAACTACGGTAGTCGCGTGCTCTTGCCATCCAGCGTGCTGGATGACCTGTGCCGCATGACCATGGTGTATCCCCTCCAGTTTGAGATCATCACCCCGAGTAAGAAGCGTGTGTACGCAGCCGTTCTCGAGTTCAACGCGCAGGCAGGttcggtggtgctgccggaCTGGATGTTCCAGCACCTGGGTCTTCGTGGCACAATGGTGGTAAAGGTGCAGAGCTGCAGTCTTCCGCCAGGATCCCTCGTGAAGCTCCGGCCGCATCAGAAGGCGCTTGTCATGTTCGAGAATCCGCGGAACCTGCTGGAGCTACGCCTTGCTCAGTATCCCGTGCTCACCAAGGGCACCACTATCGTGATTAGCTACGTGGATCGTGAGTTCCAACTCGACCTGGTGGAAATCATTGACatgaagcagcagctc